The Epilithonimonas zeae genome contains a region encoding:
- a CDS encoding DUF3037 domain-containing protein — protein sequence MQEQKLYEYAVIRLVPKPEREEFFNVGLIMFSKREKFIQVKIHLCEEKFRVIQSKIDYNDVKKHLESFVSIAKGEKSAGSIAQLEIPERFRWLTAVKSSIIQTSRPHPGSSPDLEKTFERLFEELVL from the coding sequence ATGCAAGAGCAAAAGTTATATGAGTACGCGGTAATCCGTTTGGTTCCGAAACCTGAACGCGAAGAGTTCTTCAACGTTGGATTAATTATGTTCTCCAAAAGAGAAAAATTCATTCAGGTAAAAATTCATCTTTGCGAGGAGAAGTTTCGCGTCATCCAATCGAAAATAGATTATAATGATGTGAAAAAACATTTGGAATCTTTTGTCAGTATTGCCAAAGGTGAAAAGTCTGCAGGCTCTATTGCTCAGCTTGAAATTCCGGAACGTTTCCGATGGTTAACTGCCGTGAAAAGTTCTATTATTCAAACCTCAAGACCTCATCCCGGATCAAGCCCAGATTTGGAAAAAACTTTTGAAAGATTGTTTGAAGAGTTGGTTTTGTAA